One stretch of Ammospiza nelsoni isolate bAmmNel1 chromosome 21, bAmmNel1.pri, whole genome shotgun sequence DNA includes these proteins:
- the CUEDC1 gene encoding CUE domain-containing protein 1, whose product MTSLFRRSSSNGGSRGGSSAQELNNSRPARQVRRLEFNQAMEDFKTMFPNMDYDIIECVLRANNGAVDATIDQLLQMNLDGSGCEDSSDSEDSIPPEILERTLEPDSSDEEPPPVYSPPAYESQALGSRYPRAPPTPPPRTDVACPSSTVHYRNWNPPLLGNLPEDFLRILPQQTAPAGTQGSPRCRQPVPRGQGSLEQERRWKQYLEDERIALFLQNEEFMKELQRNRDFLLALERDRLKYESKKSKSTGVAFSNDFGFSSVLSGEGAPSGASEAGGAVSDDALFRDKLKHMGKSTRKKLFELARAFSEKTKMRKSKRKHLLKHQVMGTTASTANLLDDVEGHAYDEEFQARRQQLREEEEAPKEGQ is encoded by the exons ATGACGAGCCTGTTCCGCCGCAGCAGCAGCAACGGCGGCTCCCGCGGCGGCTCCTCCGCCCAGGAGCTCAACAACAGCCGCCCCGCCAGGCAGGTGCGGCGCCTGGAGTTCAACCAGGCCATGGAGGACTTCAAGACCATGTTCCCCAACATGGACTACGACATCATCGAGTGCGTCTTGAGGGCCAACAACGGCGCCGTGGACGCCACCATCGACCAGCTCCTGCAGATGAACCTGGACGGCAGCGGCTGCGAGGACAGCTCCGACTCGGAGGACAGCATCCCGCCCGAG ATCTTGGAGCGGACCCTGGAGCCAGACAGCTCGGACGAGGAGCCCCCTCCCGTGTACTCCCCTCCTGCCTACGAGAGCCAGGCCTTGGGCAGCCGCTACCCCCGCGCCCCACCCACGCCCCCGCCCAg GACGGACGTggcctgtcccagcagcaccGTGCACTACAGGAACTGGAACCCACCACTGCTGGGCAACCTCCCCGAGGACTTCCTGCGCATCCTGCCCCAGCAGACTGCCCCAGCTGGCACACAG GGCTCCCCCCGCTGCCGGCAGCCCGTGCCCCGGGGCCAGGGCTCGCTGGAGCAGGAGCGCCGCTGGAAGCAGTACCTGGAGGACGAGCGCATCGCCCTCTTCCTGCAGAACGAGGAGTTCATGAAGGAGCTCCAGAGGAACCGGGACTTCCTGCTCGCCCTGGAGAGAG ATCGATTGAAATATGAGTCAAAAAAATCCAAGTCGACTGGTGTTGCTTTCAGCAACGACTTTGGTTTCTCCTCAGTATTATCAG GTGAGGGAGCTCCCTCTGGAGCCAGCGAGGCCGGCGGGGCCGTGTCCGACGATGCCTTATTCCGAGACAAGCTCAAGCACATGGGCAAAT cCACGCGCAAGAAGCTGTTCGAACTCGCCAGAGCCTTCTCCGAGAAAACAAAGATGAGgaaatcaaaaagaaaacacttgTTGAAGCACCAGGT gatggggacaACAGCCTCCACAGCAAATCTTCTGGATGACGTGGAAGGACATGCATATG ATGAAGAGTTCCAGGCACGGCGGCAGCAGCTccgtgaggaggaggaggcgccGAAGGAGGGGCAGTAA